One Thermococcus alcaliphilus genomic region harbors:
- a CDS encoding PLDc N-terminal domain-containing protein has product MLGMWWAISLIIGLLSLLWVAYDIAKNQKEMSIGRKILWIIVALLFGLIGAVAYYIVEKRD; this is encoded by the coding sequence ATGCTGGGAATGTGGTGGGCAATAAGCTTGATCATTGGGCTTTTGAGCCTCTTATGGGTGGCTTACGACATCGCCAAGAACCAAAAAGAAATGAGCATTGGCAGAAAAATTCTATGGATAATTGTGGCACTGCTGTTCGGCCTAATTGGGGCAGTTGCATACTATATTGTGGAGAAGAGGGATTAA